GTGTTCCGTGTTCCACCACCGTGTTCCGTGGTACCGTAGTGTTCCGTGTTCCACCACCGTGTTCTGTGGTACCGTAGTGTTCCGTGTTCCACCACTGTGTTCCGTGGTACCGTAGTGTTCCGTGTTCCACCACTGTGTTCCATGGTACCGTAGTGTTCtgtgttccatcactgtgttcCGTGGTACCGTAGTGTTCCGTGTTCCACCACTGTGTTCCGTAGTGTTCCGTGTTCCACCACCGTGTTCCGTGGTACCGTAGTGTTCCGTGTTCCACCACCGTGTTCTGTGGTACCGTAGTGTTCCGTGTTCCACCACTGGGTTCCGTGGTACCGTAGTGTTCCGTGTTCCACCACTGTGTTCCGTAGTGTTCCGTGTTCCACCACCGTGTTCCGTGGTACCGTAGTGTTCCGTGTTCCACCACCGTGTTCTGTGGTACCGTAGTGTTCCGTGTTCCACCACCGTGTTCTGTGGTACCGTAGTGTTCCATGTTCCACCACTGTGTTCCGAGGTACCGTAGTGTTCCGTGTTCCACCACTGTGTTCTGTAGTGTTCCGTGTTCCACCACCGTGTTCCGTGGTACCGTAGTGTTCCGTGTTCCACCACCGTGTTCCGTGGTACCGTAGTGTTCCGTGTTCCACCACTGTGTTCCGTGGTACCGTAGTGTTCCGTGTTCCACCACTGTGTTCCGTGGTACCGTAGTGTTCcgtgttccatcactgtgttcCGTGGTACCGTAGTGTTTCGTGTTCCACCACCGTGTTCCGTGGTACCGTAGTGTTCCGTGTTCCACCACCGTGTTCTGTGGTACCGTAGTGTTCCGTGTTCCACCACTGTGTTCCGTGGTACCGTAGTGTTCCATGTTCCACCACTGTGTTCCGTGGTACCGTAGTGTTCCATGTTCCACCACTGTGTTCTGTAGTGTTCCGTGTTCCACCACCGTGTTCCGTGGTACCGTAGTGTTCCATGTTCCACCACTGTGTTCCGTGGTACCGTAGTGTTCCGTGTTCCACCACTGTGTTCTGTAGTGTTCCGTGTTCCACCACCGTGTTCCGTGGTACCGTTGTGTTCCGTGTTCCACCACCGTGTTCTGTGGTACCGTAGTGTTCCGTGTTCCACCACTGTGTTCCGCGTTCCACCACCGTGTTCCGTGTTCCACCACCGTGTTCCGTGGTACCGTAGTGTTCCGTGTTCCACCACCGTGTTCCGTGGTACCGTAGTGTTCCGTGTTCCACCACTGTGTTCCGTGTTCCACCACCGTGTTCCGTGGTACCGTAGTGTTCCGTGTTCCACCACCGTGTTCCGTGGTACTGTAGTGTTCCGTGTTCCACCACCGTGTTCCGTGGTACCGTAGTGTTCCGTGTTCCACCACCGTGTTCTGTGGTACCGTAGTGTTCCGTGTTCCACCACTGTGTTCCGTGGTACCGTAGTGTTCCATGTTCCACAACTGTGTTCCGTGGTACCGTAGTGTTCCGTGTTCCACCACTGTATTCCGTAGTGTTCCGTGTTCCACCACCGTGTTCCGTGGTACCGTAGTGTTCCGTGTTCCACCACCGTGTTCTGTGGTACCGTAGTGTTCCGTGTTCCACCACTGTGTTCCGTGGTACCGTAGTGTTCCGTGTTCCACCACTGTGTTCCGTGGTACCGTAGTGTTCCTTGTTCCATCACTGTGTTCCGTGGTACCGTAGTGTTCCGTGTTCCACCACTGTGTTCCGTAGTGTTCCGTGTTCCACCACCGTGTTCCGTGGTACCGTAGTGTTCCGTGTTCCACCACCGTGTTCTGTGGTACCGTAGTGTTCCGTGTTCCACCACTGTGTTCCGTGGTACCGTAGTGTTCCGTGTTCCACCACTGTGTTCCGTAGTGTTCCGTGTTCCACCACCGTGTTCCGTGGTACCGTAGTGTTCCGTGTTCCACCACCGTGTTCTGTGGTACCGTTGTGTTCCGTGTTCCACCACCGTGTTCTGTGGTACCGTAGTGTTCCATGTTCCACCACTGTGTTCCGAGGTACCGTAGTGTTCCGTGTTCCACCACTGTGTTCTGTAGTGTTCCGTGTTCCACCACCGTGTTCCGTGGTACCGTAGTGTTCCGTGTTCCACCACCGTGTTCCGTGGTACCGTAGTGTTCCGTGTTCCACCACCGTGTTCCGTGGTACCGTAGTGTTCCGTGTTCCACCACTGTGTTCCGTGCTACCGTAGTGTTCCGTGTTCCACCACTGTGTTCCGTGGTACCGTAGTGTTCcgtgttccatcactgtgttcCGTGGTACCGTAGTGTTCCGTGTTCCACCACTGTGTTCCGTAGTGTTCCGTGTTCCACCACCGTGTTCCGTGGTACCGTAGTGTTACGTGTTCCACCACCGTGTTCTGTGGTACCGTAGTGTTCCGTGTTCCACCACTGTGTTCCGTGGTACCGTAGTGTTCCGTGTTCCACCACTGTGTTCTGTAGTGTTCCGTGTTCCACCACCGTGTTCCGTGGTACCGTAGTGTTCCGTGTTCCACCACCGTGTTCCGTGGTACCGTAGTGTTCCGTGTTCCACCACCGTGTTCCGTGGTACCGTAGTGTTCCGTGTTCCACCACTGTGTTCCGTGGTACCGTAGTGTTCCGTGTTCCACCACTGTGTTCCGTGGTACCGTAGTGTTCcgtgttccatcactgtgttcCGTGGTACCGTAGTGTTCCGTGTTCCACCACTGTGTTCCGTAGTGTTCCGTGTTCCACCACCGTGTTCCGTGGTACCGTAGTGTTACGTGTTCCACCACCGTGTTCTGTGGTACCGTAGTGTTCCGTGTTCCACCACTGTGTTCCGTGGTACCGTAGTGTTCCGTGTTCCACCACTGTGTTCCGTAGTGTTCCGTGTTCCACCACCGTGTTCCGTGGTACCGTAGTGTTCCGTGTTCCACCACCGTGTTCTGTGGTACCGTAGTGTTCCGTGTTCCACCACCGTGTTCTGTGGTACCGTAGTGTTCCATGTTCCACCACTGTGTTCCGAGGTACCGTAGTGTTCCGTGTTCCACCACTGTGTTCTGTAGTGTTCCGTGTTCCACCACCGTGTTCCGTGGTACCGTAGTGTTCCGTGTTCCACCACCGTGTTCCGTGGTACCGTGGTGTTCCGTGTTCCACCACTGTGTTCCGTGGTGAAGCAGGAGCATGCCACCAGGGATCGTTGAGTTGCAATAGGACAACAGTCCGATTACTGTCCAAGTCATACCTTGCTGTGACTACTGTCCGAGTCATACCTTGCTGTGACTACTGTCCAAGTCATACCTTGCTGTGACTGCTGTCCGAGTCATACCTTGCTGTGACTGCTGTCCAAGTCATACCTTGCTGTGACTGCTGTCCAAGTCATACCTTGCTGTGACTACTGTCCGAGTCATACCTTGCTGTGACTACTGTCCGAGTCATACCTTGCTGTGACTGCTGTCCGAGTCATACCTTGCTGTGACTGCTGTCCAAGTCATACCTTGCTGTGACTGCTGTCCGAGTCATACCTTGCTGTGACTACTGTCCGAGTCATACCTTGCTGTGACTACTGTCCGAGTCATACCTTGCTGTGACTACTGTCCAAGTCATACCTTGCTGTGACTGCTGTCCAAGTTGTACCTTGCTGTGACTACTGTCCGAGTCATACCTTGCTGTGACTGCTGTCCAAGTCATACCTTGCTGTGACTGCTGTCCGAGTCATACCTTGCTGTGACTGCTGTCCAAGTCATACCTTGCTGTGACTACTGTCCGAGTCATACCTTGCTGTGACTGCTGTCCAAGTCATACCTTGCTGTGACTGCTGTCCGAGTCATACCTTGCTGTGACTGCTGTCCAAGTCATACCTTGCTGTGACTGCTGTCCAAGTCATATCTTGCTGTGACTACTGTGCAAGTCATACCTTGCTGTGACTGCTGTCCGAGTTGTACCGTGCTGTGACTGCTGTCCAAGTCATACCTTGCTGTGACTGCTGTCCGAGTTGTACCATGCTATGACTGCTGTCCAAGTCATACCTTGCTGTGACTGCTGTCCGAGTTGTACCATGCTGTGACTGCTGTCCAAGTCATACCTTGCTGTGACTGCTGTCCAAGTTGTACCTTGCTGTGACTGCTGTCCAAGTCATACCTTGCTGTGACTGCTGTCCGAGTTGTACCATGCTGTGACTGCTGTCCAAGTCATACCTTGCTGTGACTACTGTCCGAGTTGTACCTTGCTGTGACTGCTGTCCAAGTCATACCTTGCTGTGACTGCTGTCCGAGTTGTACCATGCTGTGACTGCTGTCCAAGTCATACCTTGCTGTGACTACTGTCCGAGTCATACCTTGCTGTGACTACTGTCCAAGTCATACCTTGCTGTGACTACTGTCCAAGTCATACCTTGCTGTGACTGCTGTCCGAGTCATACCTTGCTGTGACTGCTGTCCAAGTCATACCTTGCTGTGACTGCTGTCCAAGTCATACCTTGCTGTGACTACTGTCCGAGTCATACCTTGCTGTGACTACTGTCCGAGTCATACCTTGCTGTGACTGCTGTCCGAGTCATACCTTGCTGTGACTGCTGTCCAAGTCATACCTTGCTGTGACTGCTGTCCGAGTCATACCTTGCTGTGACTACTGTCCGAGTCATACCTTGCTGTGACTACTGTCCGAGTCATACCTTGCTGTGACTACTGTCCAAGTCATACCTTGCTGTGACTGCTGTCCAAGTTGTACCTTGCTGTGACTACTGTCCGAGTCATACCTTGCTGTGACTGCTGTCCAAGTCATACCTTGCTGTGACTGCTGTCCGAGTCATACCTTGCTGTGACTGCTGTCCAAGTCATACCTTGCTGTGACTACTGTCCGAGTCATACCTTGCTGTGACTGCTGTCCAAGTCATACCTTGCTGTGACTGCTGTCCGAGTCATACCTTGCTGTGACTGCTGTCCAAGTCATACCTTGCTGTGACTGCTGTCCAAGTCATATCTTGCTGTGACTACTGTCCAAGTCATACCTTGCTGTGACTGCTGTCCGAGTTGTACCGTGCTGTGACTGCTGTCCAAGTCATACCTTGCTGTGACTGCTGTCCGAGTTGTACCATGCTATGACTGCTGTCCAAGTCATACCTTGCTGTGACTGCTGTCCGAGTTGTACCATGCTGTGACTGCTGTCCAAGTCATACCTTGCTGTGACTGCTGTCCAAGTTGTACCTTGCTGTGACTGCTGTCCAAGTCATACCTTGCTGTGACTGCTGTCCGAGTTGTACCATGCTGTGACTGCTGTCCAAGTCATACCTTGCTGTGACTACTGTCCGAGTTGTACCTTGCTGTGACTGCTGTCCAAGTCATACCTTGCTGTGACTGCTGTCCGAGTTGTACCATGCTGTGACTGCTGTCCAAGTCATACCTTGCTGTGACTACTGTCCGAGTTGTACCTTGCTGTGACTGCTGTCCAAGTCATACCTTGCTGTGACTGCTGTCCAAGTTGTACCATGCTGTGACTGCTGTCCAAGTTGTACCTTGCTGTGACTGCTGTCCGAGTTGTACCATGCTGTGACTGCTGTCCAAGTCATACCTTGCTGTGACTGCTGTCCGAGTTGTACCATGCTGTGACTGCTGTCCAAGTCATACCTTGCTGTGACTGCTGTCCAAGTTGTACCATGCTGTGACTGCTGTCCAAGTTGTACCTTGCTGTGACTGCTGTCCAAGTTGTACCATGCTGTGACTGCTGTCCAAGTCATACCTTGCTGTGACTGCTGTCCAAGTTGTACCATGCTGTGACTGCTGTCCAAGTTGTACCTTGCTGTGACTGCTGTCCAAGTTGTACCATGCTGTGACTGCTGTCCAAGTCATACCTTGCTGTGACTGCTGTCCGAGTTGTACCATGCTGTGACTGCTGTCCAAGTCATACCTTGCTGTGACTACTGTCCGAGTTGTACCTTGCTGTGACTGCTGTCCAAGTCATACCTTGCTGTGACTGCTGTCCAAGTTGTACCTTGCTGTGACTGCTGTCCAAGTCATACCTTGCTGTGACTGCTGTCCGAGTCATACCTTGCTGTGACTACTGTCCAAGTCATACCTTGCTGTGACTGCTGTCCAAGTCATACCTTGCTGTGACTGCTGTCCAAGTCATACCTTGCTGTGACTACTGTCCGAGTCATACCTTGCTGTGACTACTGTCCAAGTCATACCTTGCTGTGACTACTGTCCGAGTCATACCTTGCTGTGACTACTGTCCGAGTCATATCTTGCTGTGACTACTGTCCGAGTCATACCTTGCTGTGACTACTGTCCGAGTCATACCTTGCTGTGACTGCTGTCCAAGTCATACCTTGCTGTGACTACTGTCCGAGTCATACTTGCTGTGACTGCTGTCCAAGTCATACCTTGCTGTGACTGCTGTCCGAGTCATACCTTGCTGTGACTACTGTCCGAGTCATACCTTGCTGTGACTACTGTCCGAGTCATACCTTGCTGTGACTACTGTCCAAGTCATACCTTGCTGTGACTACTGTCCGAGTCATACTTGCTGTGACTGCTGTCCAAGTCATACCTTGCTGTGACTGCTGTCCGAGTCATATCTTGCTGTCAACAACGACCTGGCCGGCACGGCGCATAAACTTTTTAAATATATCGACGCACAATCGACGACGAAGTGATGATATAAATTGGATTGGTTTAGCttgcaaagacctgggtaaatacaagtTTGGTAAGAGGGTTTATGAAACCCATTAGCGGGTATCTAGAGGCGTATGATCCCAGGAGTGTTTTAGGGATGAGACACATGTTTGAATAAGTTTAAGTGAATGTAAACTGGGACTCCCTAGTATAGGCCAATATAGGCCTTCTTCATTCGCCTAAATTTTTATatgtgaacaaatccataagggccgtgacgaggttcgAACCTCCGTCCCAGTGGATCCCATACGCTGCCTTAATCGGTTGaggtacgacatggttaaaagaattgcaaccggaagttctGTGTGTTTAATATGTGAACTTGTATAGATAAGTTGTTACTTCATACAAATATCTTGGCATAATTTTAACTTAAAGATACTTTTCAATATCATCTTTTATTTATGGAATTATTGCTAAAATATAATGAGAGATACATCGACAAAACTGAAATGTTGTTTACTACATTATAGCTTAACTACGCTTTGGTTACATTGTAAGTTGAGTGAGACTTGAGACGTCACACTTCAAGCATCAACCCGGACACGGGTAATACTATAGAAAGAATTTTCGAGGAAAAATTATCAATCATTACAATGAGGAAACCTTCAACGTCCTTCTAGCGTGTGAAGAGTGACTCCTGGGGGTCCTTAGGGCCTTTGTAGCGTGTGAAGAGTGACTCCTGGGGGTCCTTAGGGCCCTTGTAGTGTGTGAAGAGTGACTCCTGGGGGTCCTTAGGGCCCGTTGTAGCGTGTGAAAAGGGACTCCTGGGGGTCCTTAGGGCCCTTGTAGCGTGTGAAGAGTGACTCCTGGGGGTCCTTAGGGACCGTTGTAGGGTGTGAAGAGTGACTCCTGGGGGTCCTTAGGGACCGTTGTAGCGTGTGAAGAGTGACTCCTGGGGGTCCTTAGGGCCCTTGTAGTGTGTGAAGAGTGACTCCTGGGGGTCCTTAGGGCCCTTGTAGCGTGTGAAGAGTGACTCCTGGGGGTCTTTAGGGCCCTTGTAGTGTGTGAAGAGTGACTCCTGGGGGTCCTTAGGGCCCTTGTAGTGTGTGAAGAGTGACTCCTGGGGGTCTTTAGGGCCCTTGTAGTGTGTGAAGAGTGACTCCTGGGGGTCTTTAGGGCCCTTGTAGTGTGTGAAGAGTGACTCCTGGGGGTCCTTAGGGCCCTTGTAGTGTGTGAAGAGTGACTCCTGGGGGTCCTTAGGGCCCTTGTAGTGTGTGAAGAGTGACTCCTGGGGGTCCTTAGGGCCCTTGTAGGGTGTGAAGAGTGACTCCTGGGGGTCCTTAGGGCCCTTGTAGCATGTGAAGAGTGACTCCTGGGGGTTCTTAGGGCCCTTGTAGCGTGTGAAGAGTGACTCCTGGGGGTCCTTAGGGGccttgtggtgtgtgaagagtgactCCTGGGGGTCCTTAGGGTCCTTGTAGTGTGTGAAGAGTGACTCCTGGGGGTCCTTAGGGTCCTAGTAGTGTGTGAAGAGTGACTCCTGGGGGTCCTTAGGGTCCTTGTAGCGTGTGAAGAGTGACTCCTGGGGGTCCTTAGGCCCTTGTAGTGTGTGAAGAGTGACTCCTGGGGGTCCTTAGGCCCTTGTAGTGTGTGAAGAGTGACTCCTGGGGTCCTTAGGGTCCTTGTAGCGTGTGAAAAGGGACTCCTGGGGGTCCTTAGGGTCCTTGTAGTGTGTGAAGAGTGACTCCTGGGGGTCCTTAGGCCAAAACACAGCGGGAGATGGAACTCGTTACCACTGAAATTGTCAACTGATAAAACAAACAACAGAGGAGGTGTTTTGAAGCAGGTGAGCGCCAAGTACAGGGAACAACACTCCCACGTCCTCAGCGACACGCCATTAGACTTTTCTAGAAGCTTCCATGAGGAGAGTCTGCTCTTTGTTAATGACTGTAAACCAATTTGTGTGTCCACTAAGGGAACCATCAGCTAACTACTCTGACGACCTCTAAACATCATGGGTACTCATGGTAAACCACCTGACAGATAGTTTACCATGAGTAAGACGCAGCTGGTCCTAGACAGGATACATTTATCTTTGCTAGGTGTGTTGGGTCACATTcactctggaggtgtgttgggtcaccttcaccctggaggtgtgttgggtcaccttcaccctggaggtgtgttgggtcACGTTCACTCTGGAGGTGAGTTGGGTCACCTTCACCCTGGAGGTGAGTTGGGTCACGTTcactctggaggtgtgttgggtcaccttcaccctggaggtgtgttgggtcaccttcaccctggaggtgtgttgggtcaccttcaccctggaggtgtgttgggtgACCTtcaccctggaggtgtgttgggtcACCTTCACCCTGGAGGTGAGTTGGGTCACCTtcaccctggaggtgtgttgggtcaccttcaccctggaggtgtgttgggtcACCTTCACCCTGGAGGTGAGTTGGGTCACCTTCACCCTGGAGGTGAGTTGGGTCACCTtcaccctggaggtgtgttgggtcACGTTCACTCTGGAGGAGTGTTGGGTCACCTTCACCCTGGAGGTGAGTTGGGTCACCTtcaccctggaggtgtgttgggtcACGTTCACTCTGGAGGTGAGTTGGGTCACCTTCACCCTGGAGGTGAGTTGGGTCACCTTCACTCTGGAGGTGAGTTGGGTCACGTTCACCCTGGAGGTGAGTTGGGTGACCTTCACCCTGGAAGTGTGTTGGGTCACGTTcgctctggaggtgtgttgggtcacgttcaccctggaggtgtgttgggtcacgttcaccctggaggtgtgttgagtcACGTTcactctggaggtgtgttggg
The sequence above is drawn from the Procambarus clarkii isolate CNS0578487 chromosome 49, FALCON_Pclarkii_2.0, whole genome shotgun sequence genome and encodes:
- the LOC123748075 gene encoding collagen alpha-2(I) chain-like, whose product is MKVTQHTSRVKVTQLTSRVKSEGDPTHLQGEGDPTHLQSERDPTHLQSESDPTHLQSERDPTHLQSEGDPTHLQSEGDPTHLQGEGDPTHLQGEGDPTHLQSERDPTHLQGEGDPTHLQGERDPTHLQSERDPTHLQSERDPTHLQSERDPTHLQGEGDPTHLQGEGDPTHLQGEGDPTHLQGEGDPTHLQGEGDPTHLQSEGDPTHLQGEGDPTHLQGEGDPTHLQGEVDPTHLQGEGDPTHLQGEGDPTHLQGERDPTHLQGEGDPTHLQSEGDPTHLQGEGDPTHLQGERDPTHLQGEVDPTHLQGEGDPTHLQGEGDPTHLQGERDPTHLQGEGDPTHLQSERDPTHLKGEGDPTHLQSERDPTHLQGEGDPTHLQGERDPTHLQSERDPTHLQSERDSTHLQGERDPTHLQGERDPTHLQSERDPTHFQGEGHPTHLQGERDPTHLQSEGDPTHLQGEGDPTHLQSERDPTHLQGEGDPTHLQGEGDPTLLQSERDPTHLQGEGDPTHLQGEGDPTHLQGEGDPTHLQGEGDPTHLQGEGDPTHLQGEGDPTHLQGEGHPTHLQGEGDPTHLQGEGDPTHLQGEGDPTHLQSERDPTHLQGEGDPTHLQSERDPTHLQGEGDPTHLQGEGDPTHLQSECDPTHLAKINDPKDPQESLFTHYKDPKDPQESLFTHHKAPKDPQESLFTRYKGPKNPQESLFTCYKGPKDPQESLFTPYKGPKDPQESLFTHYKGPKDPQESLFTHYKGPKDPQESLFTHYKGPKDPQESLFTHYKGPKDPQESLFTHYKGPKDPQESLFTHYKGPKDPQESLFTRYKGPKDPQESLFTHYKGPKDPQESLFTRYNGP